From the genome of Pantoea alfalfae, one region includes:
- the tatB gene encoding Sec-independent protein translocase protein TatB produces MFDIGFSELVLVFVIGLIVLGPQRLPVAVKTVVGWIRAIRSLAANVQHELAQELKLQELQESLKKVEEAGRGTLSPELKESMEELRKTADSMKRSVSQSIDIEKEEDEANTIHSAQHRPAPHAASAAVPASEPAVAESSVTPASAAHQASAAAQSPSSASGPAVQPSAAPAAVATSPAQVLSAVSSAPAVQSSAAPATAASAPAQAPAGDAARPTDAARHSVPSSSASDER; encoded by the coding sequence GTGTTCGATATTGGTTTTAGTGAACTGGTATTGGTGTTCGTTATCGGGCTGATTGTTCTCGGCCCGCAACGTTTACCGGTCGCGGTGAAAACCGTGGTCGGCTGGATCAGGGCGATTCGCTCGCTGGCAGCCAATGTACAACATGAACTGGCGCAGGAGCTCAAGCTGCAGGAATTGCAGGAGAGCCTGAAAAAGGTGGAAGAAGCGGGCCGCGGCACGCTCTCCCCTGAGCTGAAAGAGTCGATGGAAGAGCTGCGTAAAACGGCGGATTCAATGAAGCGCTCGGTCAGCCAGAGCATCGACATTGAAAAAGAAGAAGACGAGGCGAACACCATCCATTCGGCTCAGCACAGGCCCGCGCCTCATGCGGCTTCTGCTGCAGTGCCGGCATCTGAGCCTGCTGTCGCTGAGTCTTCGGTGACGCCTGCATCAGCAGCGCATCAGGCCAGTGCCGCGGCACAGAGTCCGTCATCAGCATCAGGCCCGGCGGTGCAACCTTCCGCTGCACCTGCTGCAGTCGCCACGTCTCCGGCACAGGTTTTGTCAGCAGTTTCATCAGCTCCGGCTGTGCAATCCTCTGCCGCGCCCGCCACCGCGGCGAGTGCACCGGCACAGGCACCCGCAGGTGATGCCGCCAGACCGACTGATGCTGCGCGTCATTCCGTACCCTCCTCTTCTGCAAGTGATGAACGATAA
- the tatA gene encoding Sec-independent protein translocase subunit TatA, translating into MGGISIWQLLIIAVIVVLLFGTNKLRNLGSDLGSSIRGFKKAMSDEDDKKDQPKEQDADFAAKTLADKQQTSANKEDAKNDKQV; encoded by the coding sequence ATGGGCGGTATCAGTATCTGGCAATTGTTAATCATTGCCGTGATTGTTGTTCTTCTGTTCGGTACCAACAAATTACGTAATCTGGGTTCAGATTTAGGTTCTTCGATTCGTGGCTTCAAAAAAGCCATGAGTGATGAGGATGACAAAAAGGATCAACCGAAAGAGCAGGACGCTGACTTCGCGGCCAAAACACTGGCGGACAAACAGCAAACTTCGGCTAACAAAGAAGACGCCAAGAACGACAAGCAGGTGTAA
- the ubiB gene encoding ubiquinone biosynthesis regulatory protein kinase UbiB, giving the protein MSFGEIRRLYLIMKVFLTYGLDELIPQTRLTFLFRLWRRSVFWIPNLHQQELIGARMRMAMEQLGPVWIKFGQMLSTRRDLFPPLIADQLAILQDRVAPFDGVKAKAQIEASMGAPIETWFDDFDIKPLASASIAQVHTATLKSTGKKVVIKVIRPDILPVIRADMKLIYRLARWVPRLLPDGRRLRPVEVVRDYEKTLLDELNLLREAANAIQLRRNFEDSRMLYVPEVYSDYCSETMMVMERIYGIPISDVATLERHGVNMKLLAERGVQVFFTQVFRDSFFHADMHPGNIFVSYEHPEDPQYIGIDCGIVGSLNKEDKRYLAENFIAFFNRDYRKVAELHVDSGWVPPDTNVEDFEFAIRTVCEPIFEKPLAEISFGHVLLNLFNTARRFNMEVQPQLVLLQKTLLYVEGIGRQLYPQLDLWKTAKPFLEEWIKDQVGLPAIIRAVKEKAPFWAEKLPELPELFYDSMRQHKLLRHSVDKLVGDMNAQRVRHHQARYLFGVGATLLLSGTAVLLTRPDWDFFPAVLMAAGIVSWLIGWRKTN; this is encoded by the coding sequence ATGAGTTTTGGAGAGATCCGCCGTTTATATCTGATCATGAAGGTCTTTCTGACCTATGGCCTTGATGAACTGATTCCTCAGACACGCCTCACTTTCCTGTTTCGCCTGTGGCGTCGTTCGGTTTTCTGGATCCCGAATCTGCATCAGCAGGAACTGATCGGTGCACGTATGCGCATGGCGATGGAGCAACTTGGGCCGGTCTGGATCAAGTTTGGCCAGATGCTGTCGACGCGTCGTGATCTTTTCCCGCCGCTGATCGCCGATCAACTGGCGATCCTGCAGGACCGCGTTGCGCCGTTCGATGGCGTCAAAGCCAAAGCGCAGATTGAAGCCTCAATGGGCGCGCCGATTGAAACCTGGTTTGATGATTTTGATATCAAGCCACTGGCATCGGCATCCATTGCGCAGGTACACACCGCCACGCTGAAATCGACCGGTAAGAAAGTGGTCATCAAGGTGATTCGCCCCGATATTTTGCCGGTGATCCGAGCGGACATGAAGCTGATCTATCGGCTGGCACGCTGGGTTCCGCGTCTGCTGCCGGATGGCCGTCGTCTGCGTCCGGTCGAGGTGGTGCGCGATTATGAGAAAACCCTGCTTGATGAACTGAATCTGTTACGCGAAGCCGCTAACGCTATTCAGCTGCGCCGGAACTTTGAAGATAGCCGCATGCTCTATGTGCCGGAAGTCTATTCAGATTACTGTAGCGAAACCATGATGGTGATGGAGCGCATCTACGGCATTCCGATTTCAGACGTTGCCACACTGGAGCGTCATGGCGTGAACATGAAGCTGCTGGCAGAGCGTGGTGTGCAGGTCTTCTTCACCCAGGTCTTCCGCGACAGCTTCTTCCATGCGGATATGCATCCGGGCAACATTTTTGTCAGCTATGAGCATCCTGAAGACCCGCAATATATCGGTATCGACTGCGGTATCGTGGGGTCGCTGAACAAAGAAGATAAGCGTTATCTGGCGGAAAACTTCATCGCTTTCTTCAACCGTGACTACCGTAAGGTCGCAGAGTTGCACGTTGACTCAGGCTGGGTGCCGCCCGATACCAATGTTGAAGATTTCGAGTTTGCGATCCGTACGGTTTGTGAACCGATTTTTGAAAAACCGCTGGCTGAGATCTCCTTCGGCCATGTGCTGCTGAACCTGTTTAACACCGCACGTCGCTTTAATATGGAAGTGCAGCCGCAACTGGTATTACTGCAAAAAACTCTGCTCTATGTGGAAGGTATTGGTCGTCAGCTCTATCCGCAGCTCGACCTGTGGAAGACAGCTAAGCCGTTCCTGGAAGAGTGGATTAAGGATCAGGTCGGTTTGCCCGCTATTATTCGTGCGGTCAAAGAGAAAGCGCCATTCTGGGCTGAAAAGTTACCTGAGTTGCCAGAACTCTTTTACGACAGCATGCGCCAGCACAAACTCTTACGGCACAGCGTCGATAAGTTAGTGGGCGACATGAATGCGCAACGCGTCCGTCACCATCAGGCGCGATACCTGTTTGGTGTCGGTGCAACGTTGCTGTTAAGTGGAACGGCGGTGCTGCTCACCCGACCGGACTGGGACTTCTTCCCGGCGGTACTGATGGCAGCGGGAATCGTCTCCTGGTTAATCGGCTGGCGTAAGACAAACTGA
- the ubiJ gene encoding ubiquinone biosynthesis protein UbiJ encodes MNLTPLITAGLETALNRILYRDRGLKAARQRLNGKVLTLRLSEFSHPLVLVFSEQRLDVLADWQDHSDCTVITSLKTLPKLRDRQQLTPLIRSGELQVEGDLQVVQQFSALMDLAELDPAEYLAPWVGDIAAQGISQRSQQAFRFFKGEVQRRQDYLGQATTEEWRVAPGSLELAWFSEEVDAMERSLEALDARLAQLEAK; translated from the coding sequence ATGAACCTGACGCCCTTGATTACCGCAGGACTGGAAACGGCGCTGAACCGTATTCTCTATCGCGATCGTGGCCTGAAAGCGGCGCGGCAACGCCTGAATGGCAAAGTGCTGACGCTGCGCCTGAGTGAGTTTTCGCATCCGCTGGTGCTGGTTTTCAGTGAGCAGCGACTGGACGTACTCGCGGACTGGCAGGATCACAGTGACTGCACGGTGATTACTTCGCTGAAAACGCTGCCAAAGCTGCGCGATCGCCAGCAGCTGACGCCGCTCATCCGCAGCGGTGAGCTGCAGGTTGAAGGTGACCTGCAGGTGGTGCAGCAGTTCTCTGCGCTAATGGATCTGGCTGAGCTGGATCCGGCAGAATATCTGGCTCCCTGGGTCGGTGATATCGCCGCTCAGGGTATCAGTCAGCGCTCACAACAGGCATTTCGCTTTTTCAAAGGTGAAGTGCAGCGTCGCCAGGATTATCTCGGACAGGCCACTACCGAAGAGTGGCGTGTTGCGCCTGGCTCGCTGGAGTTAGCCTGGTTTTCTGAGGAGGTCGACGCGATGGAACGTTCGCTTGAGGCGCTTGATGCGCGTCTGGCGCAGCTGGAGGCAAAATGA
- the ubiE gene encoding bifunctional demethylmenaquinone methyltransferase/2-methoxy-6-polyprenyl-1,4-benzoquinol methylase UbiE: protein MADESQQETTHFGFQTVAKSEKADKVADVFHSVAAKYDLMNDLMSFGVHRIWKRFTIDSSGVRRGQRVLDLAGGTGDLTAKFSRLVGETGQVVLADINSSMLKMGREKLRNQGVVGNVSYVQANAEALPFPDNYFDCITISFGLRNVTEKEKALASMFRVLKPGGRLLVLEFSKPVLDPLSKAYDAYSFHILPRIGQLVAQDAESYRYLAESIRMHPDQETLKAMMNDVGFENTTYSNMTGGIVALHRGFKF, encoded by the coding sequence ATGGCAGATGAATCACAGCAGGAAACTACCCATTTTGGCTTTCAGACGGTCGCCAAAAGCGAAAAAGCTGACAAAGTCGCGGATGTATTTCACTCCGTAGCAGCAAAATATGACCTGATGAACGATTTGATGTCGTTTGGCGTCCATCGTATCTGGAAGCGTTTTACCATTGACAGCAGCGGCGTACGTCGCGGTCAGCGCGTGTTAGATCTGGCGGGGGGTACCGGCGATCTCACCGCCAAATTCTCTCGCCTGGTGGGCGAAACCGGTCAGGTTGTACTGGCGGATATCAACAGCTCCATGCTGAAGATGGGCCGCGAGAAACTGCGCAATCAGGGCGTGGTGGGCAACGTAAGTTACGTCCAGGCCAACGCAGAAGCTCTGCCTTTCCCTGATAACTATTTCGACTGCATCACTATCTCCTTTGGTCTGCGCAACGTTACGGAAAAAGAGAAGGCGCTGGCCTCCATGTTCCGTGTCCTTAAGCCGGGCGGACGCCTGCTGGTGCTGGAGTTCTCTAAGCCTGTTCTGGATCCGCTGAGCAAAGCGTATGACGCCTACTCGTTCCACATTCTGCCGCGCATCGGACAGCTGGTGGCGCAGGATGCAGAGAGCTATCGCTATCTGGCCGAATCAATCCGCATGCATCCCGATCAGGAGACCCTGAAAGCGATGATGAACGATGTCGGTTTTGAAAATACCACTTACTCCAATATGACCGGCGGCATTGTTGCGTTGCATCGTGGATTTAAGTTCTGA
- the rmuC gene encoding DNA recombination protein RmuC, translating to MDQHIIISACLALAGLGIGWMLAQLRAGHQVASFQTERRLQEEAQQRQQQQIEQLQQQTQQREQELRQLHGALSGANERLQQLDYWRNESEQLNRELRNQLEVNSAQEAELREVTIRLEETRFAAEEKQRLLTNSEQRLSAQFENLANRIFENSGRRVDEQNRQSLDGLIGPLREQLDGFRRQVHESFGAEARERHTLTHEIRQLQQLNAQMAQEALNLTKALKGDNKIQGNWGEVVLSRVLEASGLREGYEYETQVSIQSEQQGRMQPDVIVRLPQGKDVVVDAKMTLVAYERYFNADDEIEREQAIQEHVSAMRAHIRLLGRKDYQQLPGLRSLDYVLMFIPVEPAFLLAIDRQPELIGEALQQNIMLVSPTTLLVALRTINNLWRYEHQSRNAQRIADRATRLYDKMRLFVDDMSGIGHSLDKAQNSYREAMKKLAEGRGNLIAQTEGFRALGVEIKRPINPQLAERAMPENRAADDADDDRDADESERRVRRLHE from the coding sequence ATGGATCAGCACATCATTATCAGCGCCTGTCTGGCGCTTGCCGGGTTGGGGATTGGCTGGATGCTGGCACAGTTACGTGCCGGCCATCAGGTCGCCAGTTTTCAGACCGAGCGCCGTCTGCAGGAAGAGGCGCAACAGCGCCAGCAGCAGCAGATCGAACAGCTTCAGCAGCAGACGCAGCAGCGTGAGCAGGAACTGCGTCAGCTTCATGGCGCGCTGAGCGGGGCCAATGAGCGCCTGCAACAGCTCGATTACTGGCGCAATGAAAGCGAACAGCTTAATCGTGAACTGCGCAATCAGCTGGAGGTTAACAGCGCGCAGGAAGCGGAGCTGCGCGAAGTGACCATCCGCCTTGAAGAGACACGTTTCGCGGCTGAAGAGAAACAGCGCCTGCTGACCAACAGCGAACAACGCCTCAGCGCCCAGTTTGAAAACCTCGCCAACCGTATTTTCGAAAACAGCGGCCGTCGTGTCGATGAACAGAACCGTCAGAGTCTGGACGGGCTGATTGGCCCGCTGCGTGAACAGCTGGATGGCTTTCGCCGTCAGGTGCATGAAAGCTTTGGGGCAGAAGCGCGTGAACGGCACACCCTGACTCATGAAATCCGGCAGTTACAGCAGTTGAATGCGCAGATGGCACAGGAGGCGCTTAACCTGACCAAAGCGCTCAAGGGCGACAATAAAATCCAGGGTAACTGGGGTGAAGTGGTGCTGAGCCGTGTACTGGAGGCCTCCGGGCTGCGTGAAGGCTACGAATATGAAACTCAGGTCAGCATCCAGTCAGAACAGCAGGGCCGGATGCAACCGGATGTCATTGTGCGTCTGCCGCAGGGCAAAGATGTCGTGGTGGACGCCAAAATGACGCTGGTGGCCTATGAACGCTACTTCAATGCGGATGATGAGATCGAACGTGAGCAGGCGATCCAGGAGCATGTCAGCGCCATGCGGGCGCACATTCGCCTGCTGGGACGAAAAGATTATCAACAATTGCCCGGTTTACGGTCGCTGGATTATGTGTTGATGTTCATTCCGGTCGAGCCGGCCTTTTTGCTGGCGATTGACCGCCAGCCTGAGCTGATTGGCGAGGCGCTGCAGCAGAACATTATGCTGGTCAGTCCCACCACGCTGCTGGTGGCGCTGCGTACTATTAACAATCTCTGGCGCTATGAGCATCAGAGCCGTAATGCGCAGCGTATTGCTGACCGGGCTACGCGCCTCTATGACAAGATGCGACTGTTTGTCGATGACATGAGCGGCATTGGTCACAGCCTGGATAAGGCGCAGAACAGCTATCGCGAGGCGATGAAAAAGCTGGCAGAAGGGCGCGGCAACCTGATTGCGCAGACGGAAGGATTTCGTGCGCTGGGCGTGGAGATCAAACGACCCATTAATCCTCAGCTGGCCGAACGGGCCATGCCGGAAAACCGGGCCGCTGACGATGCAGATGACGACAGGGATGCGGATGAGAGTGAGAGGCGTGTGAGGCGCCTCCACGAATAG
- a CDS encoding tetratricopeptide repeat protein, protein MRNTIPVRRPVPGANPAAINARLERSAERFRAAMQQGNHALAAQCCEEVLRSMPNQMQVLSDYALCLLRLGQYNKSYKIYQKIYQSPPAVQATASETWLDGLTEVCGWLGKKEEVARFGLTSLMRSDARFSQGQRAAFPAPQPEPVDLSQPHQNVIAFCLYGDQPRYCETLIKNVEVAPEFYPGWVCRIYLDDSVPQHVWQRLDQPHVQLVDMSHEKTLFPTLWRFLVLDDPDVKRFIVRDADSLLSEREAAAVNAWLASPYWFHHMRDYFSHTELLLAGMWGGCHGVFRNVEQAMRDFIAQYQGSQRFTDQYFLKVALWPTVRESLLSHDELFNFHQAQAWPDHAPVRWQTPHFHVGSNAGFASMTGKSSAPEGSRQRVAITSGETTWHYLAQVKNGEWLLPMPFFLIDEWQAGKLTVAAL, encoded by the coding sequence ATGCGCAATACGATTCCTGTCCGACGTCCTGTCCCTGGCGCTAATCCTGCGGCAATCAATGCCCGTCTGGAACGCAGCGCCGAACGTTTTCGCGCCGCCATGCAGCAGGGTAACCACGCGCTGGCTGCTCAGTGCTGCGAAGAAGTCCTGCGCTCCATGCCCAATCAGATGCAGGTGCTGAGCGACTACGCGCTCTGCCTGCTGCGTCTGGGTCAGTACAATAAATCGTACAAAATCTACCAGAAGATTTATCAGTCACCGCCCGCTGTGCAGGCTACCGCCTCTGAAACCTGGCTGGATGGCTTAACCGAAGTGTGCGGCTGGCTGGGTAAAAAGGAAGAGGTGGCACGTTTTGGTCTGACATCGCTAATGCGCTCTGATGCGCGTTTCAGTCAGGGACAGCGTGCCGCGTTTCCTGCTCCGCAACCTGAGCCTGTCGATCTCAGCCAGCCACATCAGAATGTCATCGCCTTCTGCCTGTATGGCGATCAGCCACGCTATTGCGAAACGCTGATTAAAAATGTTGAGGTGGCGCCTGAGTTCTATCCCGGCTGGGTTTGCCGCATCTACCTTGATGACAGCGTGCCGCAGCATGTCTGGCAGCGCCTGGACCAGCCACATGTGCAACTGGTCGATATGTCTCACGAAAAAACGCTGTTTCCGACCCTGTGGCGCTTTCTGGTGCTCGACGATCCTGACGTGAAGCGTTTTATCGTGCGCGATGCCGACTCGCTGCTTTCAGAGCGCGAAGCGGCGGCGGTTAACGCCTGGCTGGCATCGCCTTACTGGTTCCACCATATGCGTGACTACTTCTCCCATACCGAACTGCTGCTGGCAGGGATGTGGGGCGGCTGTCACGGTGTTTTCCGGAATGTGGAGCAGGCGATGCGTGATTTCATTGCACAGTATCAGGGCAGCCAGCGCTTCACCGATCAATATTTCCTCAAAGTGGCGTTATGGCCCACAGTGCGTGAAAGCCTCCTGAGCCATGATGAACTGTTCAACTTTCATCAGGCCCAGGCGTGGCCTGATCATGCGCCCGTGCGCTGGCAGACGCCGCATTTCCACGTAGGCAGCAATGCCGGCTTTGCCAGTATGACCGGTAAATCCAGCGCTCCTGAAGGGAGCAGACAGCGCGTCGCGATCACTTCTGGCGAGACAACCTGGCATTATCTGGCGCAGGTCAAAAACGGCGAGTGGCTTTTGCCGATGCCATTCTTCCTGATTGATGAGTGGCAGGCTGGAAAGCTGACGGTAGCGGCCCTGTAA
- the udp gene encoding uridine phosphorylase, with amino-acid sequence MTQSDVFHLGLTKADLQGATLAIVPGDPERVKKIAGLMEDATHLASHREFTSWLAKLDGKPVIVCSTGIGGPSTSIAVEELAQLGVRTFLRVGTTGAIQPHINVGDVLVTTASVRLDGASLHFAPMEFPAVADFACTTALVAAAEACGAKTHIGITASSDTFYPGQERYDTVSGRVVSRFKGSMKEWQEMGVLNYEMESATLLTMCASQGLRAGMVAGVIVNRTQKEIPDAVTMKQTESDAVKIVVEAARRLL; translated from the coding sequence ATGACACAGTCTGACGTTTTCCATCTTGGCCTGACAAAAGCCGATCTGCAGGGCGCGACCCTGGCGATTGTGCCGGGTGACCCGGAGCGTGTGAAGAAAATTGCCGGACTGATGGAAGATGCCACGCATCTCGCCTCACACCGTGAATTTACCTCCTGGCTGGCTAAACTTGATGGCAAGCCGGTCATTGTCTGCTCAACGGGCATCGGCGGTCCTTCTACATCGATTGCGGTCGAAGAGCTGGCGCAGCTTGGCGTGCGTACCTTCCTGCGAGTCGGTACCACAGGTGCTATCCAGCCACACATTAACGTCGGCGATGTGCTGGTGACCACCGCGTCCGTTCGCCTGGACGGAGCAAGCCTGCATTTTGCCCCGATGGAATTCCCGGCTGTCGCTGACTTCGCCTGCACCACCGCACTGGTTGCCGCCGCTGAAGCCTGTGGCGCGAAAACCCACATTGGCATCACCGCCTCTTCTGACACCTTCTATCCGGGCCAGGAGCGCTACGACACTGTTTCAGGCCGTGTCGTCAGTCGTTTCAAAGGATCGATGAAAGAGTGGCAGGAGATGGGCGTGCTTAACTATGAGATGGAATCTGCAACGCTGTTAACCATGTGCGCCAGCCAGGGTCTGCGGGCCGGCATGGTCGCGGGCGTGATTGTGAACCGTACTCAGAAAGAGATTCCGGATGCGGTCACCATGAAGCAGACAGAAAGTGACGCAGTGAAGATTGTGGTCGAAGCGGCGCGTCGTTTATTATAA
- a CDS encoding dienelactone hydrolase family protein, translating to MKPSDNMAQKPATGGFAPAVQPTASTTIITESPAIHSGETSVPSQGENMPAFFAKPHSAEGPLPVVLVVQEIFGVHEHIRDICRRLALEGYLAIAPELYFREGDPTEYNDIPTLFSELVSKVPDTQVLADLDHAANWAARNGGDIRRMGITGFCWGGRISWLYAAHNPQLRAAVAWYGRLTGERTLKQQKHPIDIAVDLNAPVLGLYGGQDEGIPLESVEQMRQALHAANATAEIIVYPEAGHAFNADYRASYHAESANDGWQRMLAWFRQYGVASK from the coding sequence ATGAAACCCAGTGACAATATGGCACAAAAACCGGCGACGGGCGGCTTTGCCCCTGCCGTGCAGCCCACCGCCTCTACCACCATTATTACCGAAAGCCCGGCCATTCACTCAGGTGAAACCTCAGTGCCCAGCCAGGGCGAAAACATGCCGGCATTTTTTGCAAAACCGCACTCAGCGGAAGGCCCATTGCCTGTGGTGCTGGTGGTGCAGGAGATCTTTGGTGTCCATGAGCACATCCGGGACATCTGCCGCCGTCTGGCGCTGGAAGGCTATCTGGCGATTGCGCCTGAGCTCTATTTCCGCGAAGGCGACCCGACTGAGTATAACGATATCCCGACGCTGTTCAGCGAGCTGGTCAGCAAAGTGCCTGACACCCAGGTGCTGGCCGATCTCGATCATGCCGCTAACTGGGCGGCACGCAACGGCGGCGATATCCGTCGCATGGGCATCACCGGTTTTTGCTGGGGTGGCCGCATCAGCTGGCTCTACGCCGCGCATAACCCACAGCTACGCGCCGCGGTTGCCTGGTATGGGCGACTGACCGGCGAGCGCACGCTGAAGCAGCAGAAGCATCCTATTGATATTGCGGTCGACCTGAATGCGCCAGTATTAGGTTTGTATGGTGGCCAGGATGAGGGTATCCCGCTGGAGAGCGTCGAGCAGATGCGTCAGGCACTCCATGCCGCCAATGCAACCGCCGAGATCATCGTCTATCCCGAAGCGGGCCATGCCTTTAATGCTGACTATCGTGCAAGCTATCATGCTGAATCAGCCAATGATGGCTGGCAGCGGATGCTGGCCTGGTTCAGGCAGTATGGCGTGGCATCAAAATAA
- the metE gene encoding 5-methyltetrahydropteroyltriglutamate--homocysteine S-methyltransferase, which translates to MTILNHTLGFPRIGLRRELKKALERYWAGDSTQQALLETGRELRARHWQQQKEAGVDLLPVGDFAWYDHVLTTSLLLGNIPTRHQNKEGTVDLDTLFRLGRGRAPTGEPAAAAEMTKWFNTNYHYMVPEFTQDQTFKLTWTQLLDEVDEALALGHNIKPVLLGPVTYLWLGKVKGEPFERLSLLERILPVYQQVLAELAKRGIEWVQIDEPALALELPQTWREAFQPTYDALQGNSKLLLTTYFDSIGQNIDVIRALPVQGLHIDLVHGRDDIEQLNQQLPASWLLSLGVINGRNVWRADLSRWFSRLQPLTRAREQVWIGSSCSLLHSPIDLGVETRLDDEVKSWFAFALQKCTELSLLSQALNTNDPASLEAWSAPVRARAYSRRVHNAAVGQRLQAITPQHSQRLSAYPVRALLQRQRFNLPAWPTTTIGSFPQTTEIRGLRLDFKQGRLDSNHYRTGIAEHIKQAIIEQERLGLDVLVHGEAERNDMVEYFGEHLEGFVFTQNGWVQSYGSRCVKPPVIIGDVSRPEAITVEWARYAQSLTDKPVKGMLTGPVTILCWSFPREDVPRETIAKQIALALRDEVEDLEKAGIGIIQIDEPALREGLPLHQSEWADYLNWAVEAFRLNAAVARDETQIHTHMCYCEFNDIMDAIAALDADVITIETSRSDMDLLESFEHFDYPNEIGPGVYDIHSPNVPSVAWIEALLLKAAKRIPEARLWVNPDCGLKTRGWTETRQALANMVTAAKKLRGETA; encoded by the coding sequence ATGACTATCCTCAACCATACCCTCGGCTTTCCCCGAATTGGCCTGCGCCGTGAACTGAAAAAAGCACTGGAGCGTTACTGGGCAGGCGACAGCACGCAGCAGGCCTTACTGGAGACGGGCCGCGAGCTGCGTGCGCGACACTGGCAACAACAGAAAGAGGCGGGCGTCGATCTGCTGCCGGTCGGCGATTTTGCCTGGTATGATCATGTGCTGACTACCAGCCTGCTGCTGGGCAACATACCCACGCGTCATCAGAACAAAGAGGGGACCGTTGATCTCGACACGCTGTTTCGTCTGGGGCGCGGTCGTGCGCCGACTGGCGAGCCTGCGGCGGCGGCAGAAATGACTAAATGGTTTAACACCAACTATCACTACATGGTGCCGGAATTTACTCAGGACCAGACCTTTAAACTTACCTGGACTCAGCTGCTGGATGAGGTGGATGAGGCGCTGGCGCTGGGCCACAACATCAAACCGGTGCTGCTGGGACCGGTGACGTATCTGTGGCTGGGTAAAGTTAAAGGTGAGCCCTTTGAACGTCTGTCGCTGCTGGAAAGGATTCTGCCGGTTTACCAGCAGGTGCTGGCAGAACTGGCGAAGCGCGGCATCGAATGGGTACAGATTGATGAACCCGCCCTGGCACTGGAGCTGCCGCAGACGTGGCGCGAAGCCTTCCAGCCGACGTATGACGCGCTGCAGGGTAACAGTAAGCTGCTGCTGACCACCTATTTTGACAGCATCGGACAGAACATTGATGTGATTCGTGCGCTGCCGGTGCAGGGCCTGCATATCGATCTGGTTCATGGCCGCGATGATATTGAGCAGCTGAATCAGCAACTGCCCGCCAGCTGGCTGCTGTCGCTTGGCGTGATCAACGGACGTAACGTCTGGCGTGCCGATCTGAGCCGCTGGTTCAGTCGCCTGCAACCGCTGACCAGAGCGCGTGAACAGGTGTGGATTGGCTCCTCCTGCTCGCTGCTGCACAGTCCGATCGATCTCGGCGTCGAGACCCGGCTGGATGATGAAGTCAAAAGCTGGTTCGCCTTTGCGCTGCAAAAATGTACAGAGCTCTCGCTGCTGAGTCAGGCACTCAACACGAATGATCCCGCCTCGCTGGAGGCCTGGAGCGCACCGGTGCGCGCCCGTGCTTATTCCCGCCGTGTGCATAATGCCGCGGTAGGCCAGCGTCTTCAGGCCATTACGCCACAGCACAGTCAACGTCTGAGCGCCTACCCGGTGCGGGCACTTCTGCAGCGTCAGCGTTTCAATCTGCCCGCCTGGCCCACCACGACGATCGGTTCTTTTCCACAGACCACTGAAATTCGCGGCCTGCGCCTCGATTTTAAGCAGGGCCGTCTCGACAGTAATCATTACCGCACCGGCATCGCGGAGCATATTAAACAGGCGATCATCGAACAGGAGCGGCTGGGACTGGATGTCCTGGTTCACGGTGAAGCAGAACGTAACGACATGGTTGAGTACTTCGGCGAGCATCTGGAGGGATTTGTCTTTACCCAGAATGGCTGGGTACAGAGCTACGGTTCCCGCTGTGTGAAACCGCCTGTGATCATCGGCGATGTCAGTCGCCCAGAGGCGATTACCGTCGAGTGGGCCCGATATGCTCAGTCGCTGACTGACAAGCCGGTAAAAGGAATGCTGACCGGCCCGGTGACGATTCTCTGCTGGTCATTCCCGCGTGAAGATGTGCCACGGGAAACTATCGCAAAGCAGATCGCGCTGGCGCTGCGTGACGAAGTGGAAGACCTGGAGAAAGCAGGCATTGGTATTATTCAGATCGATGAGCCTGCACTGCGTGAAGGTCTGCCACTGCATCAGTCTGAGTGGGCAGACTATCTGAACTGGGCAGTGGAGGCGTTCCGGCTGAATGCGGCGGTGGCGCGGGATGAAACCCAGATTCATACGCATATGTGTTACTGCGAGTTCAACGACATCATGGACGCCATCGCTGCGCTGGATGCTGATGTGATCACGATTGAAACCTCACGGTCTGACATGGACTTACTGGAGTCGTTCGAACACTTCGACTACCCGAATGAAATCGGCCCCGGCGTCTATGACATTCACTCGCCTAATGTCCCCAGCGTGGCGTGGATAGAGGCGCTGTTGCTGAAGGCGGCGAAACGGATTCCGGAAGCGCGTCTATGGGTAAACCCGGACTGCGGTCTGAAAACGCGTGGCTGGACGGAAACACGTCAGGCGCTGGCCAATATGGTGACGGCGGCAAAGAAACTGCGTGGTGAGACGGCGTAG